The proteins below come from a single Dermatophilaceae bacterium Soc4.6 genomic window:
- a CDS encoding regulatory protein RecX → MTHEQLEVAGVTSQQERLAAAGRVLAAAEEAARAPSGSARRPLPEPNSRATEAAQRWVDGLSDPAEAGLGASGHLDLGSAARTPLDVEGARQVVLRQLAMGPRSRRQLEDKLRRRDCPDDIAAAVLDRMATVGLVDDQAYAEMLVRSKQAGRGLAKRALAQELQQKGVDDELVAHALASIDPESERARAEELAAKKMRTMAGLDPQVQSRRLSGMLARKGYPPSVVYAVVRAAVNDAREHQRD, encoded by the coding sequence ATGACGCACGAGCAGCTCGAGGTGGCGGGAGTCACGTCGCAGCAGGAGCGCCTCGCCGCAGCCGGCAGGGTACTGGCGGCTGCGGAGGAGGCGGCCCGAGCGCCCAGCGGATCGGCTCGCCGTCCTCTGCCCGAGCCCAACAGCAGGGCGACCGAGGCCGCACAGCGATGGGTCGACGGGCTGTCCGATCCGGCTGAGGCCGGGCTGGGGGCCAGTGGCCATCTGGACCTGGGGTCAGCAGCCCGGACACCGCTCGATGTCGAAGGAGCCCGTCAGGTGGTGCTGCGCCAGCTGGCGATGGGTCCACGCTCCCGTCGCCAGCTGGAGGACAAGCTGCGCCGGCGCGACTGCCCCGACGACATCGCCGCGGCCGTGCTCGACCGGATGGCGACCGTCGGGCTCGTCGACGACCAGGCCTACGCCGAGATGCTGGTGCGCTCGAAGCAGGCCGGCCGCGGGCTGGCCAAGCGCGCCCTCGCGCAGGAGCTGCAACAGAAGGGGGTGGACGACGAGCTCGTGGCTCACGCGCTCGCCTCCATCGACCCCGAGTCCGAGCGGGCCCGGGCCGAGGAGCTGGCCGCGAAGAAGATGCGCACGATGGCCGGTCTCGACCCGCAGGTCCAGTCGCGTCGGCTCTCGGGCATGCTCGCCCGCAAGGGCTACCCGCCCTCGGTCGTCTACGCCGTGGTCCGCGCTGCCGTCAACGATGCACGGGAGCATCAGCGCGACTGA
- the miaB gene encoding tRNA (N6-isopentenyl adenosine(37)-C2)-methylthiotransferase MiaB — MTSQTTQTTPSPAKTYDVRTHGCQMNVHDSERLAGLLETAGYVDINGLRGERPETADVVVFNTCAVRENADNKLYGNLGHLRQAKLKNPDMQIAVGGCLAQKDQGTIVERAPWVDVVFGTHNIGSLPALLDRARHNHEAAVEIKESLEVFPSTLPTRRDSAYAAWVSISVGCNNTCTFCIVPSLRGKEVDRRPGEILAEVEALVAQGVIEVTLLGQNVNSYGVEFGDRLAFGKLLRACGQVEGLERVRFTSPHPAAFTDDVIDAMAATPNVMPSLHMPLQSGSDTVLKAMRRSYRSEKFLGIIDTVRAQIPDAAITTDIIVGFPGETEADFEQTLDVVRAARFSSAFTFQYSIRAGTPAATMDDQVPKAVVQDRYDRLLAVQEEVSWAGNRALEGRTLEVLVATGEGRKDAATRRLSGRARDNRLVHFAVPDGAVEPRPGDVVDVAVTYGAPHHLVADSGLTGGPYAVRSTRGGEAWAALQASGHAKPGVSLGMPAVGRPAAVAESPGCSTH; from the coding sequence ATGACGAGCCAGACCACCCAGACGACGCCCAGCCCCGCGAAGACCTACGACGTGCGCACCCACGGGTGCCAGATGAACGTCCACGACTCCGAGCGCCTCGCCGGCCTGCTCGAGACGGCGGGCTACGTCGACATCAACGGGCTGCGCGGTGAGCGACCCGAGACGGCTGACGTCGTCGTCTTCAACACCTGCGCGGTGCGCGAGAACGCCGACAACAAGCTCTACGGCAACCTGGGGCACCTGCGGCAGGCCAAGCTGAAGAACCCCGACATGCAGATCGCCGTCGGTGGCTGCCTCGCCCAGAAGGACCAGGGCACCATCGTCGAGCGGGCGCCGTGGGTCGACGTCGTCTTCGGCACCCACAACATCGGCTCGTTGCCGGCGCTGCTCGACCGGGCGCGCCACAACCACGAGGCGGCCGTCGAGATCAAGGAGAGCCTCGAGGTCTTCCCCTCGACGCTGCCGACCCGCCGTGACTCCGCCTACGCCGCGTGGGTGTCGATCTCGGTGGGCTGCAACAACACCTGCACCTTCTGCATCGTCCCGAGCCTGCGCGGCAAGGAGGTCGACCGGCGTCCGGGTGAGATCCTCGCCGAGGTCGAGGCCCTCGTCGCCCAGGGCGTCATCGAGGTCACCCTCCTCGGGCAGAACGTCAACTCCTACGGCGTCGAGTTCGGTGACCGCCTCGCGTTCGGCAAGCTCCTGCGAGCCTGCGGGCAGGTCGAGGGTCTCGAGCGGGTGCGGTTCACCAGCCCCCACCCGGCGGCCTTCACCGACGACGTCATCGACGCCATGGCGGCCACCCCCAACGTCATGCCCAGCCTGCACATGCCGCTGCAGTCGGGCTCCGACACGGTGCTCAAGGCGATGCGACGGTCCTATCGCAGCGAGAAGTTCCTCGGCATCATCGACACGGTCCGCGCCCAGATCCCCGACGCCGCGATCACCACCGACATCATCGTCGGCTTCCCCGGCGAGACCGAGGCCGACTTCGAGCAGACCCTCGATGTCGTGCGCGCGGCGCGGTTCAGCAGCGCCTTCACCTTCCAGTACTCCATCCGCGCCGGCACCCCCGCGGCCACAATGGACGACCAGGTGCCCAAGGCGGTGGTCCAGGACCGCTACGACCGCCTCCTCGCCGTGCAGGAGGAAGTCTCCTGGGCCGGCAACCGCGCGCTCGAGGGCCGCACCCTCGAGGTCCTCGTCGCGACGGGCGAGGGTCGCAAGGACGCAGCCACCCGACGGCTGTCCGGGCGCGCCCGAGACAACCGGCTGGTCCATTTCGCGGTGCCCGACGGCGCCGTGGAGCCGCGCCCGGGCGACGTCGTCGACGTCGCCGTCACCTACGGCGCACCGCACCACCTCGTCGCCGACTCCGGCCTGACCGGCGGTCCGTATGCCGTGCGCAGCACACGCGGCGGCGAGGCGTGGGCCGCTCTCCAGGCCTCGGGCCACGCCAAGCCCGGTGTCTCGCTCGGGATGCCCGCGGTCGGTCGCCCCGCGGCCGTTGCGGAGAGCCCTGGCTGCAGCACGCACTGA
- a CDS encoding MarR family transcriptional regulator, whose translation MVDTAEPPPLDLASLLGQASHALTARVGAELVDLGLSARDYAVLWRAAQGERTQVEVAELAGLDKTTMVVTLDGLERSGLARRRVLPSDRRARVVDVTPRGHALFEQAHVVVGRVYGDVLAALDPAHAQGFLGCLSTLTAGVLGPPHVGTIPRRRPVPAPPPRPDTSVTRAGVSLVSHRGPARATAPPTG comes from the coding sequence ATGGTCGACACCGCCGAGCCACCCCCGCTCGATCTGGCGTCACTGCTCGGCCAGGCGTCCCACGCCCTGACGGCCCGGGTCGGCGCCGAGCTGGTCGACCTCGGCCTCTCGGCCCGCGACTATGCCGTGCTCTGGCGCGCCGCCCAGGGGGAGCGCACCCAGGTCGAGGTCGCCGAGCTGGCGGGCCTCGACAAGACGACGATGGTCGTGACGCTCGACGGGCTAGAGAGGTCCGGGCTGGCGAGGCGTCGGGTCCTGCCGAGCGACCGGAGAGCCCGGGTCGTCGACGTCACCCCCCGGGGACACGCCCTGTTCGAGCAGGCCCACGTCGTGGTGGGCCGCGTCTACGGCGACGTGCTCGCAGCGCTCGACCCGGCCCACGCCCAGGGGTTCCTCGGCTGCCTGTCGACCCTCACCGCCGGCGTGCTCGGCCCGCCCCACGTCGGGACGATCCCTCGCCGCCGACCGGTGCCGGCACCCCCGCCCCGACCCGACACCTCGGTGACCCGGGCCGGGGTGTCGCTGGTGTCCCACCGTGGCCCCGCTCGGGCCACGGCACCCCCGACTGGTTGA
- a CDS encoding peptide deformylase, protein MAVRPVVICGEPVLHRPAARVEAFDEVLAELVTDMFETMDAAHGVGLAAPQIGVGRRLFTYELANDDGVPARGVVVNPILTVGRVPDVRPDPDDDAEGCLSVPGESFPLVRADHVRVQGFNAWGEPLDFEATDWFARCMQHEFDHLNGKLYVDRLDGRWAKKARKAVKANGWGTPGLTWMPGVDVDPFGHDDHDEHDEHEGCDHVAAGHGDLEHDQRLV, encoded by the coding sequence ATGGCCGTCCGTCCCGTCGTCATCTGCGGGGAGCCCGTGCTCCACCGCCCCGCCGCCCGTGTCGAGGCCTTCGACGAGGTCCTCGCCGAGCTGGTGACCGACATGTTCGAGACCATGGACGCCGCGCACGGCGTCGGTCTCGCTGCCCCCCAGATCGGGGTCGGTCGGCGGCTCTTCACCTACGAGCTCGCCAACGACGACGGCGTGCCGGCCCGTGGGGTCGTGGTCAACCCCATCCTCACCGTGGGCCGGGTGCCCGACGTGCGACCCGACCCTGACGACGACGCCGAGGGCTGCCTGTCGGTGCCGGGGGAGTCCTTCCCCCTCGTGCGCGCCGACCACGTGCGGGTGCAGGGCTTCAACGCCTGGGGCGAGCCGCTCGACTTCGAGGCCACCGACTGGTTCGCCCGCTGCATGCAGCACGAGTTCGACCACCTCAACGGCAAGCTCTACGTCGACCGGCTCGACGGCCGGTGGGCCAAGAAGGCCAGGAAGGCAGTCAAGGCCAACGGCTGGGGCACCCCGGGCCTGACCTGGATGCCGGGCGTCGACGTCGACCCCTTCGGCCACGACGATCACGACGAGCACGACGAGCACGAGGGCTGCGACCACGTGGCCGCCGGCCACGGCGACCTCGAGCACGACCAGCGTCTCGTCTGA
- the miaA gene encoding tRNA (adenosine(37)-N6)-dimethylallyltransferase MiaA, which yields MPFTPLPLDPLEPAEGRDQVELVVIAVVGPTATGKSDLALDLAERLGGEVVGADAMQLYRGMDIGTAKLTTAERRGIPHHQLDVLDARDEASVAAYQREARADVAAISGRGRRPVLVGGSGLYVRAALDTLEIPPTDPAVRARLSDELERDGTASLRDRLVRLDPVAAQAIDPSNGRRLVRALEVIELTGRPFSATLPSRELARPTVILGLHAERATLDARIEARVERMWDAGLLDEVESLLGQGLREGRTASRAIGYAQAVGQLDGVLTGAQARAGTAAGTRRLARRQQSWFTPDPRVVWLPHDAPDLLDRALAEVTAADTGVRAANP from the coding sequence ATGCCGTTCACCCCGCTCCCGCTCGACCCCCTCGAGCCTGCCGAAGGGCGCGACCAGGTCGAGCTGGTCGTCATCGCCGTCGTCGGCCCGACCGCGACGGGCAAGTCCGACCTCGCGCTCGACCTCGCGGAGCGCCTCGGCGGCGAGGTCGTCGGAGCCGACGCGATGCAGCTCTACCGGGGGATGGACATCGGGACGGCGAAGCTGACGACGGCCGAGCGCCGCGGCATACCTCACCACCAGCTCGACGTGCTCGACGCGCGCGACGAGGCCAGCGTCGCGGCCTACCAGCGGGAGGCGCGCGCCGACGTCGCCGCCATCTCGGGGAGGGGACGACGACCCGTCCTCGTCGGCGGGTCGGGGCTCTACGTCCGCGCCGCCCTCGACACGCTCGAGATCCCCCCGACCGACCCGGCCGTGCGGGCCCGGCTGAGCGATGAGCTGGAGCGTGACGGCACGGCGTCGCTGCGCGACCGGCTCGTGCGGCTGGATCCCGTTGCGGCCCAGGCCATCGATCCGAGCAACGGGCGCCGCCTGGTGCGGGCCCTCGAGGTCATCGAGCTGACCGGTCGGCCCTTCTCGGCCACGCTGCCGAGCCGCGAGCTCGCCCGCCCCACGGTCATCCTCGGTCTGCACGCCGAGCGAGCGACCCTCGATGCCCGGATCGAGGCGCGGGTCGAGCGCATGTGGGACGCCGGCCTGCTCGACGAGGTCGAGTCGCTGCTCGGGCAGGGCCTGCGGGAGGGCCGCACGGCGTCGCGGGCCATCGGCTACGCCCAGGCCGTCGGGCAGCTCGACGGCGTCCTGACGGGGGCGCAGGCCCGGGCCGGGACCGCGGCGGGCACGAGGCGTCTGGCTCGCCGACAGCAGTCGTGGTTCACCCCCGACCCCCGGGTGGTCTGGCTGCCGCACGACGCGCCCGACCTGCTCGACCGGGCGCTGGCCGAGGTCACGGCAGCCGACACGGGTGTCAGGGCGGCGAACCCGTGA
- the dapF gene encoding diaminopimelate epimerase yields the protein MPTSLPFTKGHGTQNDFVLVPDPTGALDLTPEQVRFLADRRCGVGGDGVIRVVPTALAADEDVRDQASAARWFMDYRNADGTPAEMCGNGTRVFAAYLRREGLEESDSFAIATRGGVKAVSLTTDGYAVDLGPWRVIDPVGARRRGFDATVRPHGGPELPALRIDLGNPHAVVVLPPQIDLDDLDLSRAPEVSPTPSEGTNVEFVRAIAPGHIAMRVHERGVGETRSCGTGAAAAALAVRWWEAQVDDALDAESLDAATWTVDVPGGRLTVTAQPGHRVELAGPAVLVADGHVSLY from the coding sequence ATCCCCACGAGCCTGCCCTTCACCAAGGGCCACGGCACCCAGAACGACTTCGTCCTCGTGCCCGACCCCACCGGCGCCCTGGACCTCACCCCCGAGCAGGTGCGCTTCCTCGCCGACCGCCGCTGCGGAGTCGGCGGTGACGGCGTCATCCGCGTCGTGCCCACGGCGCTCGCGGCCGACGAGGACGTGCGCGACCAGGCCTCGGCAGCCCGGTGGTTCATGGACTACCGCAACGCCGACGGCACGCCCGCCGAGATGTGCGGCAACGGCACGCGGGTCTTCGCGGCCTACCTGCGCCGGGAGGGCCTCGAGGAGTCCGACTCCTTCGCCATCGCGACGCGCGGCGGCGTCAAGGCCGTCTCCCTCACCACCGACGGGTATGCCGTCGACCTCGGCCCGTGGCGGGTCATCGACCCCGTCGGTGCGCGTCGTCGGGGCTTCGACGCCACAGTCCGCCCGCACGGCGGCCCCGAGCTGCCCGCCCTGCGGATCGACCTGGGCAACCCGCACGCCGTGGTGGTCCTGCCGCCGCAGATCGACCTCGACGACCTCGACCTGAGCCGGGCGCCCGAGGTGAGCCCGACCCCGTCGGAGGGCACCAACGTGGAGTTCGTGCGCGCCATCGCGCCCGGCCACATCGCGATGCGGGTGCACGAGCGCGGGGTCGGGGAGACCCGGTCGTGCGGCACCGGCGCGGCCGCGGCCGCGCTCGCCGTGCGGTGGTGGGAGGCGCAGGTGGACGACGCCCTCGACGCCGAGAGCCTCGACGCCGCCACCTGGACCGTCGACGTCCCCGGTGGTCGGCTGACCGTCACGGCGCAGCCCGGGCACCGGGTCGAGCTGGCCGGACCGGCCGTCCTCGTGGCCGACGGACACGTCTCCCTCTACTGA